The following proteins come from a genomic window of Micromonospora zamorensis:
- the groES gene encoding co-chaperone GroES — protein sequence MPVTTATKVAIKPLEDRIVVQANEAETTTASGIVIPDTAKEKPQEGTVLAVGPGRVDDNGNRVPVDVQVGDTVLYSKYGGTEVKYAGEEYLVLSARDVLAVIEK from the coding sequence ATGCCCGTGACTACCGCGACCAAGGTTGCGATCAAGCCGCTCGAGGACCGCATCGTGGTCCAGGCGAACGAGGCTGAGACCACCACGGCGTCGGGCATCGTGATCCCCGACACCGCCAAGGAGAAGCCGCAGGAGGGCACTGTCCTCGCTGTCGGCCCGGGCCGCGTCGACGACAACGGCAACCGGGTTCCGGTTGACGTGCAGGTCGGCGACACCGTCCTCTACTCGAAGTACGGCGGCACCGAGGTCAAGTACGCCGGCGAGGAGTACCTGGTGCTCTCCGCCCGCGACGTCCTCGCGGTCATCGAGAAGTAA
- a CDS encoding sugar ABC transporter substrate-binding protein, whose translation MRKGILTIAAVGLLATGGLTACSDDSGTGSTDSKKTPKIGVILPDSKSSPRWETADRRFLEEAFKAAGVQSDIQNAQNDKAAFQTIADQMITSGVTALMIVNLDSGTGKAVLDKAKSQGVATIDYDRLTLGGSAQYYVSFDNESVGKLQGEGLAKCLTEKNAKNPVVAYLNGSPTDNNATLFKAGYDSVLKPKFDSKEYTKGPDDAVPGWDGPTAATIFEQQLTATKGKIDGVLAANDTLGNAAISILKKNKINGKVPVTGQDASVEGLQNILAGDQCMTVYKAVREEAKAAADLAIALAKGEKKDTGQSVKDGDRDVPSVLLTPKAIYKDNVKDVIADGYATKEQVCTAAYAKFCAEAGIS comes from the coding sequence ATGCGTAAGGGGATCCTCACCATCGCCGCCGTGGGCCTGCTCGCGACCGGCGGCTTGACCGCTTGCAGCGACGACTCCGGCACCGGCTCGACCGACTCCAAAAAGACCCCCAAGATCGGCGTGATCCTTCCGGACAGCAAGTCCTCCCCCCGCTGGGAGACGGCGGACCGCCGCTTCCTGGAGGAGGCGTTCAAGGCCGCCGGCGTCCAGTCCGACATTCAGAACGCCCAGAACGACAAGGCCGCCTTCCAGACCATCGCCGACCAGATGATCACCAGCGGCGTCACCGCCCTGATGATCGTCAACCTGGACTCCGGCACCGGCAAGGCCGTGCTCGACAAGGCCAAGTCGCAGGGCGTCGCCACCATCGACTACGACCGGCTCACCCTCGGCGGCTCCGCCCAGTACTACGTCAGCTTCGACAACGAGTCCGTCGGCAAGCTCCAGGGCGAGGGTCTGGCGAAGTGCCTGACCGAGAAGAACGCCAAGAACCCGGTCGTGGCATACCTGAACGGCTCCCCCACCGACAACAACGCCACCCTGTTCAAGGCCGGATACGACTCGGTGCTCAAGCCGAAGTTCGACTCCAAGGAATACACCAAGGGCCCGGACGACGCCGTGCCGGGCTGGGACGGCCCCACCGCCGCGACCATCTTCGAGCAGCAGCTCACCGCGACCAAGGGCAAGATCGACGGCGTGCTGGCCGCCAACGACACTCTCGGCAACGCCGCCATCTCGATCCTGAAGAAGAACAAGATCAACGGCAAGGTGCCGGTGACCGGGCAGGACGCCAGCGTGGAGGGCCTGCAGAACATCCTCGCCGGTGACCAGTGCATGACCGTCTACAAGGCAGTCCGGGAAGAGGCCAAGGCCGCCGCGGACCTGGCCATCGCGCTGGCCAAGGGCGAGAAGAAGGACACCGGCCAGTCGGTGAAGGACGGTGACCGCGACGTCCCCTCGGTGCTGCTCACCCCGAAGGCC
- a CDS encoding THUMP-like domain-containing protein: MDLDQLAALRTPEGSAALTAAAGLAGGDPLAAASALRAAGVPPTLAAAALTQAELRHRAVGKFGPAAAGMFLTRPGLEQATRRVVADRRAARLHAAGVRTLADLGCGLGADALAAARAGIRVYGVEADPVTAAMAAANADAAGLADLFTVECGDATAFDVSRVDGVFCDPARRTTGTGRRIFDPRAYSPPWDFVTGLAERVPRTVVKVAPGLDHALIPAGAEAEWVGVDGDLVEAALWCGDLAEVPRRATLYRQRGVETRRHQLSGSGADEAPVGPPRRYLYDPDPAVVRAHLVAELATELDATLGDPSIAYLYADQPIRTPYARCLEITDVLPFSLKRLRALLRDRRVGRVEILKRGSALTPEQLRRDLRLAGDEAASLVLTRVAGAPTVLIGRPVD; the protein is encoded by the coding sequence GTGGATCTCGATCAGCTGGCGGCGCTGCGTACCCCCGAGGGGTCGGCCGCGCTCACGGCGGCGGCCGGGCTGGCCGGCGGTGATCCACTGGCTGCGGCGTCGGCCCTGCGCGCGGCCGGGGTGCCGCCGACGCTCGCCGCGGCCGCGCTCACCCAGGCTGAGCTGCGCCACCGGGCGGTCGGCAAGTTCGGCCCGGCAGCCGCTGGGATGTTCCTCACCCGCCCAGGGCTGGAGCAGGCCACCCGCCGGGTGGTCGCCGACCGGCGGGCCGCCCGGCTCCACGCGGCCGGCGTGCGCACCCTGGCCGACCTTGGATGCGGCCTCGGCGCCGACGCGCTGGCCGCCGCCCGCGCCGGCATCCGGGTGTACGGGGTGGAGGCCGACCCGGTGACCGCCGCGATGGCCGCCGCCAACGCCGACGCGGCCGGGCTGGCCGACCTGTTCACTGTCGAGTGCGGGGATGCCACGGCGTTCGACGTCTCCCGGGTCGACGGGGTCTTCTGCGACCCGGCCCGCCGCACCACCGGCACCGGGCGACGGATCTTCGACCCGCGCGCCTACTCGCCACCGTGGGACTTCGTGACCGGGCTGGCCGAGCGGGTGCCGCGCACCGTGGTGAAGGTGGCGCCGGGCCTGGACCACGCGCTCATTCCGGCCGGCGCGGAGGCCGAGTGGGTCGGCGTCGATGGCGACCTGGTCGAGGCCGCGCTCTGGTGTGGTGACCTGGCGGAGGTGCCCCGCCGCGCGACCCTCTACCGCCAGCGGGGCGTCGAGACACGCCGCCACCAGCTCAGCGGCTCGGGTGCCGACGAGGCGCCGGTCGGGCCGCCACGTCGCTACCTGTACGACCCGGACCCGGCGGTGGTGCGCGCGCACCTCGTGGCCGAATTGGCCACCGAACTGGACGCCACCCTGGGCGATCCGAGCATCGCCTACCTCTACGCCGACCAGCCGATCCGCACCCCGTACGCACGCTGCCTGGAGATCACCGACGTGCTGCCGTTCTCGCTCAAGCGCCTGCGGGCACTGCTGCGGGATCGTCGGGTGGGCCGGGTGGAGATCCTCAAGCGGGGTTCCGCGCTCACCCCGGAGCAGCTTCGGCGCGACCTTAGGCTGGCCGGCGACGAGGCGGCGAGCCTGGTGCTCACCCGGGTCGCCGGCGCACCGACAGTGCTGATCGGTAGGCCGGTCGACTAG
- the ybaK gene encoding Cys-tRNA(Pro) deacylase, with translation MAGQGTPATALVVKRGVAHRTHPYRVAPDAPNYGALVAVALGVPPERVFKSLVTEVDGALTVAVVPVTGELDLKALAAAVGGKRAALADRAVAERATGYVRGGISPLGQRKRLPTVLDDSALAFPTIYVSAGRRGLQLELAAADLVALTDARTAPLQTH, from the coding sequence GTGGCAGGACAGGGCACTCCGGCGACGGCACTGGTGGTCAAGCGTGGGGTGGCGCACCGCACCCATCCGTACCGGGTGGCACCGGACGCCCCGAACTACGGCGCGTTGGTGGCGGTGGCGCTCGGCGTGCCACCGGAGCGCGTGTTCAAGTCGCTGGTGACCGAGGTCGACGGCGCACTGACCGTGGCGGTCGTTCCGGTCACCGGCGAGTTGGATCTGAAGGCGCTCGCGGCGGCCGTCGGTGGCAAGCGGGCGGCGCTGGCCGACCGGGCGGTCGCCGAGCGGGCGACCGGTTACGTACGTGGTGGGATCAGCCCGCTCGGGCAGCGCAAGCGACTGCCCACAGTGCTGGACGACTCCGCGCTGGCATTCCCGACGATCTACGTCTCGGCTGGTCGGCGCGGTCTGCAACTCGAACTGGCCGCGGCGGATCTGGTGGCGCTGACCGACGCCCGCACCGCGCCGTTGCAGACCCACTGA